The following are encoded together in the Lactuca sativa cultivar Salinas chromosome 1, Lsat_Salinas_v11, whole genome shotgun sequence genome:
- the LOC111900681 gene encoding glycine-rich cell wall structural protein 2-like codes for MDGGGNGGGGSETVVVVLGDGSGGGGDDSVGDGGGGDGVGGGGSGGDVVVVVVLIVVGDVVVVVGSGDGNYCSGGGRSMVVVGDGGGGCWSVAVVASGDDGGGCSDGGGSGVGRSGGGRGGDNDD; via the exons ATGGA TGGTGGTGGTAACGGTGGCGGTGGTAGTGAAACGGTGGTAGTGGTGTTGGgtgatggtagtggtggtggcggcgaCGATAGTGTTGGTGATGGTGGCGGAGGCGatggtgttggtggtggtggtagtggtggcgaCGTGGTAGTGGTGGTTGTTTTAATAGTGGTGGGTGATG tagtagtggtggtgggtagtggcgATGGCAACTATTGTAGTGGCGGCGGTAGAAgtatggtggtggtgggtgatggCGGTGGTGGTTGTTGGTCGGTGGCGGTGGTAGCTAGTGGCGATGACGGTGGTGGTTGTAGCGATGGTGGTGGTAGCGGTGTTGGCAGAAGTGGTGGTGGTAGGGGTGGTGATAATGACGATTGA